From Pagrus major chromosome 6, Pma_NU_1.0, one genomic window encodes:
- the psma5 gene encoding proteasome subunit alpha type-5, with translation MFLTRSEYDRGVNTFSPEGRLFQVEYAIEAIKLGSTAIGIQTSEGVCLAVEKRITSPLMEPNSIEKIVEIDTHIGCAMSGLIADAKTLIDKARVETQNHWFTYNETMTVESVTQAVSNLALQFGEEDADPGAMSRPFGVALLFGGVDEKGPQLYHMDPSGTFVQCDARAIGSASEGAQSSLQEVYHKSMTLKDAIKSSLTILKQVMEEKLNATNIELATVEPGKTFHMYSKEELEDVIKDI, from the exons atgtttttgacaAGATCGGAATATGACAG AGGTGTGAACACATTCTCACCTGAAGGAAGATTGTTCCAGGTTGAATATGCCATAGAGGCGATAAAG TTGGGCTCCACAGCCATTGGTATCCAGACATCCGAGGGTGTGTGCCTGGCTGTGGAGAAGAGGATCACCTCCCCGCTGATGGAGCCCAACAGCATTGAAAAGATTGTGGAGATCGACACTCACATCG GTTGCGCCATGAGTGGCTTGATAGCTGATGCCAAGACTCTAATCGACAAAGCAAGAGTGGAAACACAG AACCACTGGTTTACTTACAACGAGACTATGACAGTGGAGAGTGTGACTCAGGCTGTATCCAACCTGGCGCTGCAGTTTGGAGAGGAGGATGCTGATCCGGGTGCCATG AGTCGACCATTTGGTGTAGCACTTCTGTTTGGAGGAGTTGATGAAAAAGGACCCCAGCT GTACCACATGGACCCATCAGGAACCTTTGTGCAGTGTGATGCTCGGGCCATCGGCTCAGCATCTGAGGGAGCACAGAGCTCTCTGCAAGAGGTCTACCACAAG TCCATGACATTAAAAGACGCCATCAAGTCGTCTCTCACCATTCTGAagcaggtgatggaggagaagctCAACGCCACCAACATTGAG CTGGCAACAGTAGAGCCTGGGAAGACCTTCCACATGTATTCcaaagaggagctggaggatgTAATCAAGGACATCTAG
- the LOC140998220 gene encoding matrix remodeling-associated protein 8-like — protein MRSDREDFILQALLFIHIPVACLFTAVSAQSDSSSSVVVAGYNVSAPAGSRVLLQCVSGRMVWTRDRVRDRQRVVHWDMFRAHPDYAMERVLDMFSAGDQRIYNSYNLGRVGLSPTAFRDGNFSLVIKDVTMNDRGLYSCNLHHLYCHLYETVRVQLNVTKSRRKEQRYWDGQKAVYVVLLGSTVVLPCINRRNVWTDWSNEEEDQQVVHWDRQSAGVRHDRADRLVDLYASGEQRSYGPLFLQRKMNISNQAFSEGDFSLAISDLQPTDQGLYSCHLHHHYCGLHERREFQVTVEPPVIQTTLPAKALPSEDKDTTKAESPRVINVILPDQRHHFLLPLGYVLTTFLLLVFIILIIILITRRRKIKEFYPQASISDRSSRSQSSSEEFEMDVAEVNVCCQEERRFDYKNNLLKEKVHMNTQPKVIDLDKEMEKFSK, from the exons ATGAGGAGCGACAGGGAGGACTTCATCCTGCAGGCTCTTCTCTTCATCCACA tcccCGTGGCCTGCCTCTTCACTGCAG tgTCAGCTCAGtccgacagcagcagcagtgtggtgGTGGCAGGCTATAATGTGAGCGCCCCCGCTGGGTCGAgggtgctgctgcagtgtgtgagcGGCCGCATGGTGTGGACCCGGGACAGGgtgagggacagacagagggtGGTCCACTGGGACATGTTCCGAGCCCACCCAGACTACGCCATGGAGAGGGTGCTGGACATGTTCTCTGCAGGGGACCAGAGGATCTACAACTCCTACAACCTCGGCAGGGTCGGCCTCAGCCCAACAGCCTTCAGGGACGGAAACTTCTCCCTGGTCATCAAAG ACGTGACGATGAATGACAGAGGTCTCTACTCTTGTAACCTCCACCATCTCTACTGCCACCTGTACGAGACAGTCAGAGTTCAGCTCAACGTCACTAAATCAC GCCGTAAAGAACAGCGTTACTGGGACGGACAGAAGGCGGTGTATGTGGTGCTGCTCGGCAGTACCGTGGTGCTGCCGTGCATCAACAGACGTAACGTGTGGACAGACTGGAGCaatgaggaggaggaccagcag GTGGTCCACTGGGACCGTCAGTCTGCAGGGGTCCGCCACGACCGCGCTGACCGGCTGGTGGACCTGTACGCCTCTGGGGAGCAGCGTAGCTACGGGCCACTGTTCCTCCAGAGGAAGATGAACATCAGCAACCAAGCCTtctcagagggagacttttctCTTGCCATATCTGATCTGCAG CCCACAGACCAGGGGTTGTACTCCTGCCACCTCCACCATCATTACTGTGGTCTGCATGAGAGAAGAGAGTTTCAGGTCACAGTGGAGCCACCAGTGATTCAGACCACCCTGCCAGCCAAAGCACTGCCAAGTGAGGACAAAG ACACCACTAAGGCTGAATCACCGCGAGTCATCAACGTTATTCTGCCCGACCAGAGACACCACTTTCTCCTGCCGCTGGGCTACGTCCTCACCACCTTCCTGCTACTGGTGTTCAttatcctcatcatcatcctcatcacaCGCAGACGTAAAATCAAAG aGTTTTACCCACAGGCGTCCATAAG tgatAGGTCAAGCAGAAGCCAAAGCAGCTCGGAGGAGTTTGAGATGGACGTTGCTGAAGTGAATGTCTGCTGCCAGGAGGAGAGAAGATTCG acTACAAGAACAACCTGCTGAAAGAGAAGGTCCACATGAACACTCAGCCTAAAGTCATTGATCTTGACAAAG AGATGGAGAAATTTTCTAAGTGA